A single genomic interval of Aureliella helgolandensis harbors:
- a CDS encoding DUF1697 domain-containing protein, with product MNRWIALFRGINVGGKNVLPMKKLATDLAELKRHNIRTYIPSGNVVFDSKAKNASSLAKSIRSHVEVKHGFAPQDFILGVEDLQQAIDENPFPIATSDAKSLLLFFLERSPTNVSVEALDADKTSTENFRMSDGVFYLHPLDGIERSKLASAVEKHLGVATTTRNYRTVQKTLGVGIGMNRIVETNA from the coding sequence ATGAACAGATGGATTGCCCTGTTTCGAGGCATCAATGTTGGCGGTAAGAATGTTTTGCCGATGAAAAAGCTGGCCACTGATCTTGCTGAGCTAAAACGTCACAATATCAGGACTTACATCCCAAGCGGAAACGTTGTCTTCGACTCGAAAGCAAAGAACGCCTCATCGCTCGCAAAATCAATCCGCAGTCACGTTGAAGTGAAACACGGTTTCGCGCCCCAAGACTTCATTCTTGGAGTGGAGGACTTGCAACAGGCGATCGACGAGAACCCTTTTCCCATAGCGACTTCCGATGCCAAGTCGCTTCTCCTTTTCTTTCTCGAACGCTCCCCGACGAACGTGAGCGTAGAGGCTCTTGATGCAGACAAAACTTCAACTGAGAATTTTCGAATGTCGGACGGCGTCTTCTATCTGCACCCACTGGACGGAATTGAACGATCCAAGTTGGCATCCGCGGTGGAAAAGCATCTCGGTGTCGCAACCACGACTCGCAACTATCGCACGGTGCAAAAAACTCTTGGCGTTGGCATTGGAATGAACAGAATCGTTGAAACGAACGCATAG
- a CDS encoding 3-methyl-2-oxobutanoate hydroxymethyltransferase has translation MPMNPDGTLPNALPPRDAYQRGLHRTMTLGGQYATRNYTIKHLQELKGKTVLTETMPFTTSEAAAAQEAGIDTLKVKFDPSSPASAIAIRNAASNTFMTFCIGLTKVATVEEAVRAGFDAMEAGADGIMCQWGPEFIRAVSSVGIPVQAHAGLVPRLSTWTGGLKAVGKTIEEAIWIFKQIQSFEKAGAWAVEVEVVPAELLKQLSCRTALVTSSIGAGSGGDIQFMFAEDILGNHAPPYPRHTKQYRNLFKMEQAMQVERIEGFRDYISDVQGGRFPGPEHIVKAPEGLIEQFLDAVDGNPRQ, from the coding sequence ATGCCCATGAATCCTGACGGAACCCTACCGAATGCACTGCCTCCCAGAGATGCGTACCAACGGGGATTGCACCGGACCATGACCCTTGGTGGCCAATATGCAACTCGCAATTACACCATAAAACACCTTCAAGAACTGAAAGGGAAAACCGTTCTCACCGAGACCATGCCTTTTACGACAAGCGAGGCAGCGGCGGCCCAAGAGGCTGGAATCGATACGCTCAAAGTTAAGTTTGATCCAAGCAGTCCGGCCAGTGCCATTGCGATCCGAAACGCAGCGTCTAATACTTTCATGACATTCTGCATCGGGCTGACAAAGGTTGCGACGGTGGAGGAGGCGGTCCGTGCTGGCTTTGACGCGATGGAAGCCGGAGCTGATGGAATCATGTGCCAATGGGGACCAGAATTCATTCGGGCTGTTTCGAGCGTTGGAATTCCCGTGCAAGCTCACGCTGGTTTGGTGCCGCGGTTGAGCACTTGGACTGGCGGACTCAAGGCTGTCGGAAAAACAATTGAAGAGGCAATCTGGATATTCAAACAAATTCAGTCATTCGAGAAAGCAGGAGCTTGGGCCGTCGAAGTCGAAGTTGTACCGGCCGAGCTACTGAAGCAACTTTCCTGTCGCACCGCTCTGGTGACGTCGTCGATTGGTGCGGGCAGTGGCGGCGACATTCAATTCATGTTTGCCGAAGATATCTTGGGCAATCATGCACCTCCCTATCCACGGCACACAAAACAATATCGAAACCTCTTCAAAATGGAGCAGGCAATGCAAGTAGAGCGAATCGAAGGCTTTCGAGACTACATCAGCGACGTCCAGGGGGGCAGATTTCCAGGGCCTGAGCATATCGTCAAAGCTCCTGAAGGACTCATCGAACAGTTTCTTGACGCCGTCGATGGGAACCCGCGCCAGTAA